The nucleotide sequence TCATCCGTCCAGTTAAGAGGGACCAGACCGTAATGAAACGTCTCGGGATCGGACTGCACGATCGACGAGAAACGGGACATCGCAGTGACATAATCGCCGCTCCACAGACTGCATCGAACCTGACCGGCCAGGATTTCCCGCCGGACCCATGGCCGATCTTCCTTCGGCAACGCAGCCGTAAATTCGGCGTTCGCAGCATCGGCCTTGCCTGCGGCCAACAGTTTGCGAGCTTCCTCATGGCGAGGCGTGTATTCCGTCGTGACCTCCACGATCTCGGCACGGGGAAAGTGACGGGCGCGAACGTTTGGCCTCACCTTCAAGATCAATTCCCGCCCTGTGTAGTCTTCCACGTATCCGGTGATCGTGAAGCGACTTCCTCCCGGCTGCTGAATCACGACTCGATCCTGGGCCATGAGCGGCGCAGCAGTCATGAGAAACAGTGAGGCGATTGCACCGAAGATGAGTGGGCGAGCCATCCTGGTAAGCACTGTACTCAACGGGGCCCCTTCGGTTGCAACGGTATTTCGAATCTCAGCGGTTGCCAAATCTCAGGGTTGCTGAAGTGGGGCATTGGGTCGTGCAGGTCGAGTCCAACCCGAAAGCTTGGCGACAACTCTGCGAGTTTCTTCGCCTCTGCGAAAAACGATCGGAACCTGCTCACCCGGCTCTTTCTCGCCGATGATGCCGATAAGATCCTCAAAAGATTCCACGGGCCGATCGTCGATTTCAATCACTTCGTCACGGATCTTCATCCCTGCCAGCTCCGCTGCGGACCCCGGATCAATACCGATGACAATACAGCCATCATTGAGGTGACTTCCGCGGATTCCCAGTCGGGCCGGCCCCCGGTGTTCAATCTTCAGAAAAGGGAGTTCCGCGAGCAGGTCGAGCTTCGTTTCTTCGGAAATGTTGATGCCGCGAATGATGTAGAGCTGGGTGATTGACGTCCGCAGGTCCTCGATCCGCCCCAGCAGCCGGAGCCCTTCTTCGCCTCCCGTCCAGTCACGACCGAGCATGACGTATTCGATCGTGGGACGCCCGAGCGCCAGTCGCTCTGAGGATGGTCGTTCCGAGAAATGAACGATTCCCCCCAACTTCTCGAACTTCGCGATAGCTCGCTTCTGACGGGTCTCAGAACCCGTGTCGAACGCCCGTTCGGCACGCGAGGCCACGGCGAGATGCTCGTCAACTTTCAATCGCTGAAAAACCTGTTCCACCGCCTCGAAGGTCGCCTCATCCTCGCCGTTGTACAGTTTTTGTAAGACGTCGAAGGCGCGAACCGAAGCTTCCGGAGATCCTGATTCCGCCGCCCGTGCGAGCCCTGGAATTACAACAACCCCTTGTCCCGTCAGACTTTTCGCCGCCAGCTCACGCCGCTGGAATTGCGGATGATCCAGTTCAGCAATCAGGGATTGAACGTGCTCAGGCACTGTTGCGTCAGCGACGTCTTCCTGGGCCGCTCTCACCAGTTGACACGAAAGCGTGAGAACGAGGAGAATCCGGAGGAAATGCATGTGACAGAACCTCGTCAGCGAAGCGACGTTGCAGAATGGCACCTTAACGATATAATGCACGATTCGTTGTTGAGGGCAAGTTCAATCATGGGTCGCAAGCGACATTTGACCTGACTTTGACAAATGGCGACGGTGTCAAGCAGTCATCGGTCGAATATAAAGTACCCATGATTGACACGCGATTCGTCAAACCACACCCGGATCGACGTTCCCCTCGAAAGTATTGCGGGACTGCCAGTCCCCCCCAGAAAGGGTTGAACAGACTGTGATCAAGACGGCTGAACCAGTTAATATTCGTGGAATTCTGCAATCCAAGGGTCATATGACGGCTGACGAGTTCAGCCAGTTGAGGCGAGCAGTCGCCTCTGACCAGGTGGCTGCAACGCGACAAGAAATCGAGGCCTTGCTGCGCGACGTTGAGAGCGGTGCGGCCTCCAGCCAGGCGGTTCGCGCGGGAATCGGTGCTTACCTGCTCGCCCAGCATGCGATCGCCGAACGTTTGCTCTCTGGCGCCAGTAATGACGGCGTTGCTCTGTATGTTTTGGGTATGGTTTACCTGTCGCTGGAACGGTGGGACGAAGCCGACGAGAAGTTCGCCGCTGCAGCCAAAGCTGGCTACGACCCCGTTGAGTGCACAATGAAGCGGGCGGGAGCGATCCGACTGCAAGGGCGCCTCGAGGAAGCGGAAACCACGCTGAAGCAGGCTGGGATGGAAGGCGCTCGGCGAGCCGATTACTCCTATCAGATGGGCTGTATTCTGGCTGATCGCGGCGACACCTACGGTGCGATCGAGTACTTCGAACGCGCCGTCGACATGGATCCACACCATTCCCAGGCGCTGTTCCGACTGGCCGGTGAGAATGCACTTTACGGAAATGACAACGAAGCCATCCGGCTTTACGAGCAGGGACTCAGCAAGGCACCGTTCTATCTCGGCGCTCTACTGAATCTTGGTTTGCTGTACGAAGACAAGGGGAACTACTCCGCGGCAGCTTTCTGCTTCCGCCGCGTCCTGCAGCACGACCAGAACCACCCGCGAGCTCTGATGTACATGAAGGACATCGAAGCCACGAGTGAAATGTATTACGACGATGACATGGCGAAGAACGAGGCTCGGCTCGAGCAGCTGCTCAGCCGCCCTGTCACCGACTTCGAGTTGTCGGTTCGCAGCCGCAACTGTCTGGCGAGCATGGACATCCAGACGCTGGGCGATCTCACCAAGATCACCGAACCAGAACTGCTTCAGGGCAAGAACTTCGGCGAAACGTCGCTCGTGGAAATTCGCGAGTTGATGGCAGCACACGGGTTGCGAGTCGGCCAGAACCTCGCTCCTGCAAAGCCCAAAGAGAGCGGTGCCTGGCAAGGTGCTGGAAACTACGCGATCCTGCCAACCGACCTGTCCCCACAGGAACAGGCGATGCTGGCCCGTTCTGTCTCCGACCTCAACCTTTCCGTTCGTGCCCGCAAGTGCATGGCCCGCCTGGGAATCACCAGCCTTGCTGAACTGGTACAACGAACTCCGGACGAGCTTCTGGCGACGAAGAACTTTGGGGTCACGTCGCTGAACGAAATCCGGCAGCAATTGGGCGAGATCGGGTTGAAGCTTCGCAATGACTGACCGTAGTCATTGCCCACTGTGGCGCGTGTTTTTCGAGTCGAAATCGTAACGCCGCGTCATCGCACAGCACGCTAGCAACGCTCTATTTGCAACCTTGTCGCCGTGCCCGGAAGCGCGAGAATGGTGGATCAAAAGCGACAGGCTGACAGCAAACTTGCTCGTCAGCCTGTCGCTTTTTTGCGCTCGGAGCACACCCGCAAATCCTCCTCTGCTCCGCACCCTCTCAGACTTGTTGGCCTCTCGCTGCTGGTCCTGCTGGCAGGCTTCGTCGCGATACAATTGCAGACCATCCCCCCTGCACTTCCTCCCCAGCTTCAGGTGGCCAAAAGCGCGCGTCTTCCTGCGCCCGCGAGGTTGCTGAAACAGGACGGAAAGACACCCGAAACAACAGAGCCATTAATCCGAGTCAATGTGACGCCGGGCGGGACCGATTCGTTCCGATTGGAAATTCGGGGTCAGTACAAATTGAGCGGGCTGGATACGAACCCGAATTCCGAGGTTTCCCTGAAGCTTCCCCCGGGCCCGATGACCGTCGAAGCGACGAGGACGGGGATGAAGCTGGGCACCGTAGAGACCTCCCTGACCCAGATCGAGATCGTCCCGGTGGAATCTCCTGCCATTCGGGTCGACGGCCATCTTTACCGCGGCCGCATGCGACTCTTCCGCCGCACTGATGGGAAAGTTTCTGCCGTCAACGTACTTCCCATCGAAGAATACCTTGCCAGCGTGGTCGACTCAGAGATGCCCGCGAAGTTTCCTGCAGCCGCCCGTGAGGCGCAGGCAATCGTCGCGCGCACGTACGCTCTCTATCAGGCCCAGCACGCCGATCCGAAGTCCGTGTTTGACCTCTTTTCGTCCCAGCGAAGCCAGAAGTACCTGGGGGTCGAATACGTGGATAAGAATAACCGCCGACTGGCAGGAGAAAGCCAGAGCAGCCGCCGTGCCGTCCGCGAAACTCGAGGAATCGTCTGCAAACTCGACGAGAAACTCTTCTGCACCTACTACTCGGCCGTCTGCGGGGGACAGACAATCAACGGGAAGGAAGTATTCAAAGATGCCACTGAGGCGTTGAAGTCCACTCAGTGCGAATGGTGTCGTGAGTCGCCGCATTACCGCTGGACGACCGAGTTATCACGGGATGCATTTGAGGCCCGCGCCTTAACCCCTAAAGAGAAACCCAAGCTGCTCACCATCCACTCGATTCAGCAGTTGGTGGAACCCGGTCAGGGTTCCATCTGCCAGTTCAAGCTGAAGACTCCCGCCGACCTGCTCGCCGTCAATGGCATACAACTCCGTGATCGCATGCCGGTCGGAACACTCCCCAGCCCCCATTTTCATGTCATGCTGGAGAAGGATAAAGTTATCTTCAAAGGACGGGGTCACGGACATGGAGTCGGCTTCTGCCAATGGGGGGCGAAGGGCCAGGCGGAAGCGGGGCGATCCTCTTCCGAGATCATCCGCCACTACTTCGCCGGTGCAAAACTGACGACTCTCAAGTACTAGGCAAAGTACTGCGAATCCCCGGCAGAGGTCCCCCTCAAGCCACTTCGGCGCTGACACGAGCTGCTCCTTCAATCTTTGTCTCACGGCGGGTGGGTCAACCAAGTGACCAGCGAGACGTGTCCGAATCGCCTGATTTTTCGCTCCGGCAAATTCTGCCGATGTGCGAAGTCCTCAAGAAAATCCGGTTGCAGATTTCTTCGACAAACTGTGCGCGTCAGGCTCAGCACCATCGCGTCAGACGAAGCGGCGAATCCCAGCGAAGCCCCCAAGCCACCCACCCTCGCGAACCAACCCCCAACCTCCATCAATCTCTTCGCAGCACTCCCATTCCACCGAACCCCTCACCATTACCTCATCAATCAGAATCGCATTTTGAGAATGACAGGTTCAGGATTTGAGTTCCCACAGCAAGACTGGTTCAGCTCCCCAGTTGACTGCGAAGTAAAATCTTCGAGGACAGCGGTGAACATCGGGTACGGATTAGTGACGACGTGCACCCCACCCTGTCACCCGTATGTCACCGGGAAAAAGGAATTTTTCCCCGTCCTGACGTGCCAGGAAGGCGCGGCCGACCGGTTTCGTAACCCAGAAATGGAGACGAGGTGGCCATGCCGACCCAGAATCACTTACTCACGACTTCGCCTATGACTCACGACTTCGTCCAGAGCGTTTTCTCTCGCGTTACACGCAACCGGGTTGAGCAGGTTAGTTTCACGCGTATCTCAATTCACCTTGTCGCATTGCTGGGCCTGATGCTGGGGGGTATCACCTCAGCAAAAGCAGAAGAGACGATCAGCGATGCACAGCGGCGATCGACAGCCGTAGCCCTCAACTACAGCCGCGCGTCCCTGCACCGCATTCGAAAGAATTCGTCCGTCCGCGTACTGCTTGAGGAACAGGAGAAGATCCTTAACCACCTGGATCTGAATGGCATCGCCGACGAAGAAGTGTTGAAGCTCTACTCGTCAGTTCTCGACGAGATCTCCAATATTCAACTCGCCGATCGTGAACGGATCGTGCTGCGCGAACGGTACTCGCGGGCGTTCCAGCGGGATCTGGGGATCAGCACCTTTGAAATTGCAGCCCAAGTCGCGACTGCGCAGTATGTGTCCGCCGTCCGAACGGGTGCCAACAGTTGGTGGGACCATCGCAACCAGTCCGCAAGCCACGAATTAGACATCTGGCAAGTCGATAAAAAGCAGATGAACCTCGTCGTGGATAAGTCGAGCCAGTTTCTCGATGTGTCGTGGAAAATGGCCCGTGCCAAAAAAATTCCCGACCGCTGGCTGATCCGCAGTGATGATCTGGAAAAACTTGAGCAAGCCCAGCGCGAGACGGATCCGAGTGTGCGTCTGCGCATTCTGAAGCGGATGGAAGGCTTCATGGAATGCTATCCTCCCTACTGGTATTACGTCGCGCGAACCCAGCAGTCGATGGGACAACTTTTCGCCGCCAATGAGACCTATGAGAAGCTCGTCGCGATCGGAGACGGGCACTTCCGAAAAGATGAAATGCTCGCGGCCGGACTGGCAAACCGGTCCATCATTCAGGCCTTTCTGAGCCAGCCATCTGCAGTCGAAACCGCTCAGAAAGCCATGAGCTATTCAGCCGAAGCATGGGAAGCCAACCTGATCTGCGCCAATGTCCTGCAGCGATCGGGGCGGTTTGACGATGCGGAAGATGCCATTCTCAGGAACCTTGACGTCAACCTTGAGAAAACCCAGAGCCGTGTTGCACTGCTGGGGTTGTACTACTCGTCTGACAACAAGGTGAAACTTGCCTCGCAGCTCCAGGACCCGGATTGGGTCAAAGACATCCCGGCACAACAATTATTGCTGTGCGCCGCGAAGCTGGGGCCGGGCAATGTTCCAGAAACCGTCATCGATCAGTTAACCACATCTCTGCAGGGGACGCCGCGACTCAACATTGGCCGGGACGACTTCGTCGTCGCAGTCAGCCCCACCTGGCATCTCCAGAACGCCGCTGTTTCGCTGCAGTGGGGAGATAAACTCTTCGCGAATCCACGCCTGAC is from Schlesneria sp. DSM 10557 and encodes:
- a CDS encoding PDZ domain-containing protein, whose product is MHFLRILLVLTLSCQLVRAAQEDVADATVPEHVQSLIAELDHPQFQRRELAAKSLTGQGVVVIPGLARAAESGSPEASVRAFDVLQKLYNGEDEATFEAVEQVFQRLKVDEHLAVASRAERAFDTGSETRQKRAIAKFEKLGGIVHFSERPSSERLALGRPTIEYVMLGRDWTGGEEGLRLLGRIEDLRTSITQLYIIRGINISEETKLDLLAELPFLKIEHRGPARLGIRGSHLNDGCIVIGIDPGSAAELAGMKIRDEVIEIDDRPVESFEDLIGIIGEKEPGEQVPIVFRRGEETRRVVAKLSGWTRPARPNAPLQQP
- a CDS encoding DNA-directed RNA polymerase subunit alpha C-terminal domain-containing protein, whose translation is MIKTAEPVNIRGILQSKGHMTADEFSQLRRAVASDQVAATRQEIEALLRDVESGAASSQAVRAGIGAYLLAQHAIAERLLSGASNDGVALYVLGMVYLSLERWDEADEKFAAAAKAGYDPVECTMKRAGAIRLQGRLEEAETTLKQAGMEGARRADYSYQMGCILADRGDTYGAIEYFERAVDMDPHHSQALFRLAGENALYGNDNEAIRLYEQGLSKAPFYLGALLNLGLLYEDKGNYSAAAFCFRRVLQHDQNHPRALMYMKDIEATSEMYYDDDMAKNEARLEQLLSRPVTDFELSVRSRNCLASMDIQTLGDLTKITEPELLQGKNFGETSLVEIRELMAAHGLRVGQNLAPAKPKESGAWQGAGNYAILPTDLSPQEQAMLARSVSDLNLSVRARKCMARLGITSLAELVQRTPDELLATKNFGVTSLNEIRQQLGEIGLKLRND
- a CDS encoding SpoIID/LytB domain-containing protein, producing the protein MVDQKRQADSKLARQPVAFLRSEHTRKSSSAPHPLRLVGLSLLVLLAGFVAIQLQTIPPALPPQLQVAKSARLPAPARLLKQDGKTPETTEPLIRVNVTPGGTDSFRLEIRGQYKLSGLDTNPNSEVSLKLPPGPMTVEATRTGMKLGTVETSLTQIEIVPVESPAIRVDGHLYRGRMRLFRRTDGKVSAVNVLPIEEYLASVVDSEMPAKFPAAAREAQAIVARTYALYQAQHADPKSVFDLFSSQRSQKYLGVEYVDKNNRRLAGESQSSRRAVRETRGIVCKLDEKLFCTYYSAVCGGQTINGKEVFKDATEALKSTQCEWCRESPHYRWTTELSRDAFEARALTPKEKPKLLTIHSIQQLVEPGQGSICQFKLKTPADLLAVNGIQLRDRMPVGTLPSPHFHVMLEKDKVIFKGRGHGHGVGFCQWGAKGQAEAGRSSSEIIRHYFAGAKLTTLKY